The DNA sequence AAGATGATCGTGATCTGGTCGGCGCGGTTGAAGCCGAGCCGCTTGCCGACGAAGGTGGTCAGCAGCAGCGCGATCGCCAGCAGCACGATGTTGACGATCAGCAGGCCGCCCAGCGCGCGCGCCGGAATCTGATGCCACAGCCCCTGGTTCACGGCCTCGCTGAACGCGACGTAGACGACCAGCAGGATCGAGCCCTGATCGACGAAGCGCAGCACGCCGCGATTGCGGTCGATCCAGCGGCCGATCACCGGACGCAGCAGCTGCCCCGCGATGAACGGCACGAGCAGCTGCATCACGATGCTGCCGACCGTGCTCCACGGCGACGCGGCCGCGGCCGACTGCGACGTGATCATCAGCCCGACGAGCGCGGGCGTCACGAAGATCCCGAGCAGGCTCGACGCCGAGGCCGCGCACACGGCGGCCGGCACGTTGCCCTTCGCGATCGAGGTGAACGCGATCGACGACTGCACCGTGGATGGCAGCGTGCAGAGGAACAGCACGCCGGCGTAGAGCGTCGGCGTGACGAGCGGCTGCAGCACGGGTTTCAGCGCGAGGCCGAGCAGCGGAAACAGCGCGAAGGTGCTGAGCAGCACGACCGCATGCAGCCGCCAGTGGGTCGCGCCGGCGATGACGGCTTCGCGCGACAGCTTCGCGCCGTGCAGGAAGAACAGCAGGCCGACCGCGACGTTGGTCGCCCAGTTGAACGCATGCGCGGCCGCGCCGTGGCACGGCAGCAGGCTCGCCAGCACGACGGTGCCGACCAGCGCGAGCGTGAAATTGTCGGGAAGAAAGCGTGGACGGGCCATGGTGAAACTCGAGTCGGAAACAACGGCGGGGGCAGGCGCGCGTGTCGCGCGCGCGAAGCCGCTATTGTCCGGCCAGCGAATTCAATACACAAATTCATTGTGGGAATCGATTGATGATTCCATTGCGCGGGAGCCGGTGTCGCGGCGGGTCGAAATCTGCGCCAATCCACCGAAGAATGTTCTGCGACGATCGCGTCAGGAAGTGAAAAAACCTAGCAGTAACATGGTGTTACACCGATGCCGGCGACCTAACACTTTTTGGCTCGACACCGTTTCGGGCCACCCATAAATTACTGCTGAAAGGCTTGCGTCGGCCGGGGAGTGTCCGGCTGCGGGCCGCAACAGGCACTGAGCGATGGCGGAACGGGCGAAACGGAAGATCGGACGATGGGTGGCAGGGGCGCTCTGCGCGCTGCTGGTGCCGCTCGCGCTTGCCCAGCCGCCGCGCGGCGGCGCAGGTTTCGGCGCCCAGGGTTTCGGTCACGGCTTCGGTCATGGCCTCGGCGCCGGCACGCGCGCATACGGCCAACCGGCCGCG is a window from the Burkholderia vietnamiensis LMG 10929 genome containing:
- a CDS encoding bile acid:sodium symporter family protein; translated protein: MARPRFLPDNFTLALVGTVVLASLLPCHGAAAHAFNWATNVAVGLLFFLHGAKLSREAVIAGATHWRLHAVVLLSTFALFPLLGLALKPVLQPLVTPTLYAGVLFLCTLPSTVQSSIAFTSIAKGNVPAAVCAASASSLLGIFVTPALVGLMITSQSAAAASPWSTVGSIVMQLLVPFIAGQLLRPVIGRWIDRNRGVLRFVDQGSILLVVYVAFSEAVNQGLWHQIPARALGGLLIVNIVLLAIALLLTTFVGKRLGFNRADQITIIFCGSKKSLAAGVPMAKVIFSAQAVGAIVLPLMLFHQIQLMTCAALAQRWGARDTSGEDGEPVAASARGGRGLNAGRR